TTCCAGTGCACACCTTGGGCGGCATCGTGTGCTTTGGGCGGGTGATGTGCAGCCCTTATTTGATGGGATTTTGCGCTGAGAACCAGATCGGCATGAGTTTTTTGACCGAGTACGGACGATTTTTAGCCAGAGTTCAGGGGCCAGTGTCGGGTAATGTGCTACTGCGCCGCGAGCAGTATCGACGGGCCGATGCCTCCGAATTTTCCATTGCGATAACACGGTTCATTCTGACCGGAAAAATCTGTAATGCGCGATCAGTTCTTCAGCGAGCCTTGAGAGATCACAGTGATAAGATTTCTCATCAAGAAGTTGAGCAGGCGGTCACCACATTGGGCAATGCGCTGAAACGGATTGAATCGATCAACAACCTGGATGAGCTGCGGGGGGTTGAGGGTGAGACCGCGCGCAGTTATTTCAATGTTTTTGATCAATTGATCACCCACCAAAAAGACGATTTTTATTTTAGAGGGCGGAACCGGCGACCACCGTTGGACAATGTCAATTGCATGCTATCCTTTCTTTACACCCTCCTGCTTCATGATGTCCGATCAGCTCTGGAGGTAGTCGGCCTCGATCCGGCAGTCGGCTTTCTGCATCGTGATCGTCCGGGGCGGCCTGGACTGGCGCTGGATATGATGGAGGAATTCAGAGCATTTCTGGCTGATCGCCTGGTATTATCCTTGATCAATTTAGGCCAAGTGAAAGCAAAAGGTTTTACGAAAGCGGAGACCAGGGCTGTCATGATGTCGGATGACACTCGCAAGGAGGTAATCGTCGCATATCAAAAACGAAAACAGGACGAAATTTTGCATCCATTTATCGGTGAAAAAGTGGCGATCGGG
The sequence above is drawn from the Desulfatirhabdium butyrativorans DSM 18734 genome and encodes:
- the cas1c gene encoding type I-C CRISPR-associated endonuclease Cas1c; amino-acid sequence: MNTLYVTTQGAYLSKEGETVLVSVEGVKRLQIPVHTLGGIVCFGRVMCSPYLMGFCAENQIGMSFLTEYGRFLARVQGPVSGNVLLRREQYRRADASEFSIAITRFILTGKICNARSVLQRALRDHSDKISHQEVEQAVTTLGNALKRIESINNLDELRGVEGETARSYFNVFDQLITHQKDDFYFRGRNRRPPLDNVNCMLSFLYTLLLHDVRSALEVVGLDPAVGFLHRDRPGRPGLALDMMEEFRAFLADRLVLSLINLGQVKAKGFTKAETRAVMMSDDTRKEVIVAYQKRKQDEILHPFIGEKVAIGILFHIQALLLARYLRGDLDGYPPFIWR